The nucleotide sequence CGGAAGCGGCGCCGGAGCCGCCGGTAAATACAAACCGGCAACGAGCTTGTGATTTCATCATTTTCCCTTCTATGTTAGGTTTTGTCAAGTCTTTTTTGTAACTTTTCTCGTTTTTCTATGAAAAATTTTACTTTCAGAGCAGATATTCCCTTACCCATGTATCCATAGGTTGTTGACTGCTATCAACTTTTCCTGCTTGATTATTATTGATTCTGTCAGTTCAAGAAACTCTTTTGCACTTCACTCCGGCAGCGGGTAAACAATCGTTCCCAACCTTCTATCGACCGCAGACGTTCCAGACATCCGCCGATAATATGCCACATACGAAAAACGTGTGAATTCGAGGCCTCAGTCTTAAGGTGTCGGATGTCATCCGCAACCAAGAAGTTTGTCGAACAGCCTCTATGTTCAAAAATCTCTTTTCTTACTCTCCTTAAAGTGGTGGTGAATTTCTCAACCTTTTGATCGGCATCATTCGATACTCAGGAAAAAGAACGAGTCGATTCACCATATGCTTATACTTCAATTGGTTTGTTTATAATAGCTCCCTCTATGGCTTCACCTTTTACCACATATCGCCACAAAGCAACCATCAACTGACGAGCGAGAGCGACAATTGCAGTTCTCCGAATGCGCCCTTTTTGTTCCAGGCGATCCGCCCATTTTTTCACCAGCCAACTATCCTTCTGCCAGCGATACCATAGCCAGGCGCATTCAACGGCCATCTTTCGCAGACTCTTTCGACCGGCCTTGCTGATCCCCTGATCACGTCTCATTGTCCCGCTGGAATATGGGCATGGCGTCAAGCCGAAAAACGCAGCAAATTGTTTCCCGGAACCAAATCGGCGAAAGTCTCCGATCTCCCAAGGCAAATGGCGGGATAAGCGATCACCGACACCTTTGAACTGTTGCAGTTTCCTGACTGTTGCAGAGGTAGAATCCTCATTGTTATTTGTTTGGGCTGCTTCTTCATCACGTTCCTGGAATTTCCGAATGATTTGTTTCCAACCGGCCAATTCTTTTTCGAACAATTCCAGTTCGGCAATCAGATTGGGAAAGCGAAGCAGCAACAGTTCGGGGCATCCCTTCCATTCCGGTAGTTTCGACCATCTTGAAACCGCTTTCCACCATTCGATTGAAGTTTGATGAGATTTAAAACCCGGTAACGGAGTTCGTTCGATCAAAGCAATCATCTGAGAGTTTACACGCTCTATTGACGTTTTGATACGAGTCCATTCCCGTTCCGCATCCCGGCGCCCTTCCTCCTTCAACGTCGGAATGTAAACACTCGGAACATGATCGGACGGATGCAAACCTCCAAGAAATTTCGCATCAAGTTTATCCGTTTTGATCGTCTTGCCACTCATCACCACTTTCAGTTTGTTGATCGGGAGGATATGAACGGTGGCCCCAAGAGCGATCAGTTTACGAGCCGGCCAGTATCCATAGCGGCCCGCTTCGTAGAAAACATCTACACGTTTGCCGCTCTGAAGCAATTTCGAAACCAGTTCAAACGCACGCTCCTCTTTGCTCTGATTATCCTTGTCTTTCAGCCCGTAATAGCTCATTTTTCCTGCTCCCCAGTCTTGAACGGCCGTCGCCCACAGACTGCCTCCCATATCAATGCCGACACTTATCTGATTTACGACTTGACTATCGCGATTGATCGTGTTACCTTTTCTTTGCATTTTTTGAACTCCTTTTTCTGTACTTTGGAAGGTTTGGTTATTCAAAGTTACTTGACAAAGGAGTTCTTTTCTACTCCGACAATTGCTTGTCACCTATACATGGTATCTTTTGGTTCAATATATCACCAAAACTTAAAATGGTGCTGTGTTAAATATGATATTTCAAAAAAATCGCATTTCATCCGACGATTCAGCATCGAACGGTCACGGTCGATACTATTATTGTACTGCATAAAAATTTTCCTGCTATGATAATTTTCACCGGATTTGATACAATTTATCGAATCATCTCCATTTATATGAAGCTCTCGGGGGGAACTCAAAAAATTTGACTTGCATATTTCGTTAGATGATCGGGGGATTAAAACCATTCGTAATCGCTTCGATCCACCGGACATGCGTTCGGGACGGAAGCGGAGATCCCCCCGGCGTTCCGCTCCGGGCGATGCGGACCGTTACGTCAGGATGTCGTCCTCACGACGGGGGAGTGCGTTGAAGTGTTGAAGGAGCGCCGAACTGTGCGGTAAACTCCAATTGCCGTTCGACGAAACCGGCGCATGGACAGACAAGATTCCCCCCAGACCGAGCCCGGCTAGAACCGGAAGAAACGGCACATCCACCCTGTCAAACGTGCCACTGGACGGATCAAGATGGCGATTCAGCCGTTCTGCCGACTTTGTTTCCGGCCCTCCGGAAACAAAGTCGGCAGAAGGTCACATTTTTTACAGTTCGTTTTCAGACCGATAAAGACTTCCGTTACGGCTTCCTGGGTTTGATATGCCGCTTTCTCCGGCCATTGTTATCGGAGAAGCATTCTATCGTATCAAATATCATAATGATAAATGTATTCAAAATTTATTCTCTTTGAAATTGCCCATGATGATAAACATTTATTTACGAAGGCGAAGATTTCATTTTTGAGGGAGTCTGTGCTGAAAGTCGCGGGAAAACGGGTTGAATAAATTGTAAAACCTACTAATACTTTTCTCTTCGGTTAATTAAATCCGTCATTCAAATATTATGATTTTCAATCGAAATGTTCCATGCTATCTTATTTGGAGAACAGAACATGGAATATTTTTTCAAGTTTGAATTGCTTGAGCAGGCCGGAGAAGACAAAAAGCCGACGCTTGATGTTCTGATCAGAACGCTGGACCGGTTCAACCGAGAGTTTGACAGGAGGAATTGGTAACAAGCGAAAATCATGCCCGTTATAACTGGGAATGCAGTCGCCGCACGGAATTTGAGCCGGGGGGAAATGTCGCTTATGGGAGGAGCCGTGAACAGCAAAATAAAGAACATGATTCAGGAAGCCCGGGACGGGGACAGTGAAATCCAGGTGGCATTGGGGTGGCTGTATCACGAAGGCAGAGAAGTCAAAAAATCATTTCGGAAATCATTTTATTGGACGGCGGCGGCGGCTCTTTCCGGCATAAATCGGATTGTGTATTACAATTTAAGCATCGCGTACAGTCTGGGACGAGGAGTAAAAAGAAATGATTATAAAGCTTTTTTATGGGCAAAACGCGCAGCGGAAATGGAATACGAAGATGCGATGTTGGCCGTGGCATGGTTTTATTTCAATGGAATGGGAACAGTTCAGAATTCCTGCAAAGCGCAGGAATGGTATGAAAAAATTCTTGCAATCAATCCCCGGAATGTTTCGGCATTGTTCAGTCTCGGGCAGATATATTTTTTCAGGCGGGAGTACGATGACGTCCGGGAATATTTTCATAAAGCATACAAAATCAATCAACATGTAAGGGCTTGTTATTATCTGGGAAGGTTATTCCTGGAAAAACAGTGAGGCGGGCATGATCTTTCGCAGGCGTTTTTTTCTGAAAATTGTCGCTCGTAAACATATTTATGAAGCAAAGAGAGTGTTGAGAAGCGGTAAAATGAAAACATTGATGCGTCAAAACAACTCCTGCTGTTTGCAGAAAAAAAGAGCCTCTTCACCACACCTGTCCTAACAATTTTCAAAATGGCGTAATTTTCTGATTACGCCCCCTCATTTTCATCTATTTCACACCAATTCTCAAAAGTAGCCCCCCTTTGTTGTAAATCAGCTGTCCTAAAAAGCGAACTCTGGTTGAAATGATTCCGGCTCCGGTGGTTTGGTAAATGGTTGATCCAGCCATTGGCGCAAGTCGCGGTAAACAAATAGATTCCATTTCAGGAAAGTGACCAGGGTTGAAAAATGCCATTGCGCTTTCGACAAAAACTTCAGGTACTTGGTCAGCAAAATAGCGATAAGCGCTGTCCAAACTTGAATCCGAACCGCATTTTCGCTGGTGCCGATAAACGTTTTGATCTTGAAACCCAAAACATCTTCAGCCGGGTTTCCGAAGCAGTCAAGCCGCAAACGGAATAAAGTCCGTCCAAAGGACGGCGGGAGTAGCGCTCCCGTTTATGCCGGATTGCAGCTTGACTGCGCAGGGGTTCCGGCTATGCAGCGACTGTTTTTTCACAAAGTGCAGAAGAATCAGTATTTTGCGTTTTACTATTTCCCAGGACTCAGAATCCGTTGCGCTTAAAAAGCCGATTGCGGTGAGTCTGAGGAGAATATCCCATGATTTGTTTGAACCTGCGGCTGAAATGGAATTCATCCTGATACCCCAGTTTGCGGGCGACATCATGAATGGTCAGTTGAGGTTTGCCCAGTAATTCTGCGGCGTGATTGATCTTCATCCGGTCGATATACGTCTTGGGCAACATACCTGTCGCTTTTTTAAATGCACGGCGGAAATAATCAATATTCAAGTGACACATGTCCGCCATTTCCTCCACCGTCCACCAGTGTCCGACATCAGCCGCAACAGCAGAGAGCAACTTCTTTATTGAGCGCAACGTGCCTGTCGGCTGGTGACGGCGGGCAAAAAAAATTTCTCCCAGCAAATCGATCAGCGCAATATGCACTTTGATCTGCTGATCCGGAGCAGGATCTTTTCCTTGCGTGATGAGAGGCAGCAGTCTCCGGTGCGGTCCGAGATGGAAAATTCCCGGCTCCAGCATCCCCGCGTCCGCGAATCCGTCTGCAATCGTTCCTCGAAAACAGATGGTATCTTCCATCCAGCAATGCCCCCGTGCGGCACAATACCAGTGAATCATCCCGGGGGGAGTCAGAACGGCATCACCGGGCTCCACGTTTTGTGTTCTGCCGTCGGGGAAATACAGTTTGCCCCGCCCCTCATACATATGCACCAAACTGTAAAATTCAAAATATCGGAATTTTCCGCAAAATGTTTCTTTGCAGATATTGCCCGCAGCCGTTTCGCAAATATGCAAACCTAATTGTTCTTGAAGCGGAGACGGTGCAAATAAAGGGGGGTATACCCATATATCTTCTGAAAAATTATTTGTCATGGTAAAAGTCGTTTTTATCCATTCTTTTTTCTCTTTTTTTAGAGTAAAATATAGATAAGCAACGAACGGTATGCAAGTTCGTTTATAAGAAAAAGGAAAAAATATGCAGAAAAATAAATTACGCGTTGCACTGGTAGGGGCAGGAATGCGTCCCCATCAAATCTTTCATGGATTACTCAAAATTCCAGGAGTGGAATTGACCGCTATTTATGACGCCAATCCGAAAGCAGTTGCATCACGCTTGGCAGAATGGAACGTTCACCCGGAAATCTGCACTTCCGCCGAGGCTGCCATCGAACGCCCTGAAACGGATCTGGTAGCCGTTTTCTCGCCCAATGCCTGTCATGCGGATCACATCATTCGGGCGTTTGCCGCTGGGAAAAATGTTTTCAGTGAAAAACCGCTGGTCACTTCGCTGGAGGATTGCAGCCGGGTATTGGAAGCACACCGGGCTTCCGGGAAATTTTTCGCAACCGGATTCGTATTGCGTTACACACCGATTTATCGGAAGGTCAAAGAGTTGCTGGATCAAGGGAAGATCGGGCGGATCATCAGCGTGGATGCCAATGAAAATCTCAATCCAAGACACGGTTCCTACATCATGTGCAACTGGCGCCGTTTTTCCCAAATCGCAGGTCCGCACATTCTGGAAAAATGCTGTCACGATCTGGATCTCTTAGGCTGGTTTATCGGCGATGTACCAAGCAAAGTAGCTTCTTTCGGCGGATGTGATTTCTTCCGACCGGAAAATGCGGAGCAATACGGAAAATACCTCGATCCCGTCGACGGGATCGAGGTATTCCGTTCCACGTGGGAGGAAACCGATGACTCCGATAATCCGTTTCTGACCGAGAAAAATATTTTTGACAATCAGGTCGCCATTCTCGAATACCGCAACAACGTCCGGGTACAGTTTCAGGCAACGATTTCCAATGCTCTCCCGGAGCGGCGCATGTATATTTCGGGAACGGTGGGGACGTTGATCGTCGAGCTTTTCTCCGGCATCGTTCGCTTGAAACGGATTGATGAACCGATAGAACATTCGTGGAAATATGAAACTTCCATCGGGCATGCGGGCGGCGATCTGGTCATCATGCGCGATGCATATGACATGTGCATTTCCGGCAAACTTCCCGCATGCGGTGGACGCGAGGGAATGCTCAGTACGGCAACGGCACTGGCGATCCAGCAGGCAGCGGAACAAAAATCCGTGGTCGATCTGGAACCGGTATGGAAATCCTTTGGCATTTAACCATAACAGGGAGGAGTGTTTTGAAACAATATTTTCAAATTCTTTTCATGCTTCTGGTTTTCCGGGCTGATTTTCCGGTATCCGCCGAAACGCTCCGGTCTTTCCGGTTTGAAGCGGAAGGTGTGCGCGGCTGGAACAGTCAACCGGGAATGGCGGTAGAATCCGTACCGGGAGCTATGCAACTGAAGCTGACTTCCGCCGCTGCCGCAGGAAAAATGGCAATTTCTCCGCCAGTGGGACTGCCCAAACTCTCCGGCAAAGCCGTTTTACGGGTTTCCGGCAAAATTCAAGCGGAAAAACTTCAGGCTTCCCGGTTGGATTTGAAGGTTCTGCTGGGGCGTTCTGGCGGTCAGATTTTCAGCGAAGTTGCTCTGCAGCTTCCACGAAAAACCGACGGTATGACCTATTTCACCAAAGCATGGCCGATCGGTGCAGAGGATTTAAGCGCAACACTTTATTTTGTCTGTGACGGCAATGCCGAGGGATGTTTGATGCTGGACGATATTGTGCTGGAAATTCTGCCTTTTTCGGAAGATGCTATGGCTGAAGTGGTTCCCGAGAACGGTCAGCTAATCTACCAAAGCGAATTTGACAAAAACAATTCCGGTTGGAGCGCGAATTCCGCTGTCGTCAAACTTGGCAAATCGAACAGCAAAGCAATGACCATCGATTTCGGTGAAGTGCAACCCAAAGGAAAAAGCGTTTTTTTCCGTAATCTTCCGCTGCCGCGTCTGGCAGCCGGAGAACGTGCAAGACTTCGGGTTGAGGTTCGTTCAAAGGCAGTGGATTTCAAAGGAAGAAGACTTCAGCTCAAACCTTTGTTTTCCGCAGGAAGCCAGCTTGAATTTCCGCCGCCTTATCCGGAACTTGCCCGGGAGAAACAATTTGAAACCGTTGCCGGGGAGTGGACTTTCGATTCCCGCCAGACCGGTATCCAGCTTTATCTGGCAACCGACGGCGATGCGACCGGAGTAATGGAGATCAGTGAGGTCATTATTACGGTACTGCCGTCGGCCGAAGCTAAAATCACCACTGGTTTTGAGAATAATATTGTTCCGGAAAACAACGCTGTAATTTCAGTAGTTCCGTTCCGTCCGCAGGAGGTTACTGGCGGAACCATTGAATTGAGCGATGAATATGGTCGGAACATCTGTTCTTCGTTGCTGAACGGTCCGACACAAATCCGGCTGGATACGCCTGGTTTCTACCGAATCCGGGTCACGGCCCGTTATGGCGTGGAAAGCATCGTTACACACGGGAGCGTCGCAGTCGTCGGCCCGGTTCTCCCGGAAACGCTTCGTAACAGATCCCGTTACGGCGTTGTTTCCATCAATGCCGGAGACGGACTGAAGCGCGCCGTTTCCGGGCGGTGGGGGTGGTTTTTTACGGGATTTTCCGGCATGCGCAAACAAACTGACGGAACCTTGGTCATGGCTCCGGAATGGCGGTATTTCCCCGTTGCACCGGAATCGGAAAATGAAATTTACACGGTTGGCGATCTCCCCGGCTTTCTCCAGCCTGTTTCGGCGGAAAAAAATGCGATCTGGATGCCGACTGACCGGGAAGAATACCGGCGTGTCATTCGTTTTTTTGCCGATCGGGAAAATTTCCCCGCCTATTACACTGTATTCAATGAACCTGAAGGAAAATGGCGCGGCTCATGGAGTGACTTCGTGCAGTGGCACGCAGACACGCGAAATGCCGTAAAATCCGTCAAGCCGGAGACGGTTGTATTGGGGCCGGCATTTTGTAATGTCAATCTGCATTTGCTTCGCAAACTTGGCGCGCTCGGTTTGTTTGAAGCGGTCGACGGCCTGAATATCCATCCCTATGTAGATGGGACCGCCCCGGAACGTGAATTTATCGGGCGCATCGACGAACTGGAACAATATCTTGACTCTATCGGCAAACAGAAAATGCCGCTTTTTTATACGGAATTCGGCTGGACAACGAACATCGGTGGCTGGCAGAAACCGGTCAGTGAAAATCTCCAAAAACAATATGTTGCCCGTTCTCTTGCGTTGATGGGAACCACCCGGATGACCGGATGTGTTTACTTCACGCTGTTTTACCGCAACATCAACCCCGGCGAGGAGGGGTTCAGTCTGATCGATCCCCGCGGCTTTCCCCGTCCCGGCGCGGCGGCACTGGCGACGGCATTCCGGCATTTGGGCGGAGTTACCGGACGCGGGGTGCGGCTGGCGTTTTCCCCGGAAATCTATCTGTGTGTTTTCGACGCGGGAAACGACGAAATCATGGCGACGGTCTGGAGCACGGAAAAACAGCAGAAGTTTCCTGTTCCATTTCCGGTGGAACGGATTTATGACGTGGTCGGCCGCCCGCAGATCGTACCTGCCGGAAACGTGCTGGAAATTGGTCCCGATCTTCTGTATCTCTACGGCAAAAAATCTTCCGGCATGCTCGATATTCATTTTCTCCCGGAACAGAAATTGCTGACCGGAAATCAACTGGAACATCATCTGGAACAGCCTTTGGTCTTTCCTCCGTTAAGCGAGAAAGACGGATTTTTGTTCTGCGATTCGGAAAATGTTACCGGCCGTTTTCTGGTGCTGGGGCGGCAGAATGGCCGCTGGGTGGGATGTCCCGTCAAAATCCCCGGTGCGCTGGAACTCTCCGATCTCCGGTTAATCTGGCAGTCTGGCGAAGCACCGGAAGTTCAGTTTTCCTGCCGTTCCAATCTGGATGTGTCTGTCGAGATTACCATTCACGGCGAACTTAACGGTTGTCAGCTCGCGGGAGATCTGCAGACCGCCGTTCCGGACGAATCAATTCCCTGCCGTTTGACCATTCCCGAACATATTGCCGCCAACGGCGGAACTTTGAAGCTTTTTGTCGAGAGTGCGACGCGGCGGAGATCCGCAGTGGAAACATTGGATATCGCTC is from Victivallis lenta and encodes:
- a CDS encoding sugar-binding protein produces the protein MKQYFQILFMLLVFRADFPVSAETLRSFRFEAEGVRGWNSQPGMAVESVPGAMQLKLTSAAAAGKMAISPPVGLPKLSGKAVLRVSGKIQAEKLQASRLDLKVLLGRSGGQIFSEVALQLPRKTDGMTYFTKAWPIGAEDLSATLYFVCDGNAEGCLMLDDIVLEILPFSEDAMAEVVPENGQLIYQSEFDKNNSGWSANSAVVKLGKSNSKAMTIDFGEVQPKGKSVFFRNLPLPRLAAGERARLRVEVRSKAVDFKGRRLQLKPLFSAGSQLEFPPPYPELAREKQFETVAGEWTFDSRQTGIQLYLATDGDATGVMEISEVIITVLPSAEAKITTGFENNIVPENNAVISVVPFRPQEVTGGTIELSDEYGRNICSSLLNGPTQIRLDTPGFYRIRVTARYGVESIVTHGSVAVVGPVLPETLRNRSRYGVVSINAGDGLKRAVSGRWGWFFTGFSGMRKQTDGTLVMAPEWRYFPVAPESENEIYTVGDLPGFLQPVSAEKNAIWMPTDREEYRRVIRFFADRENFPAYYTVFNEPEGKWRGSWSDFVQWHADTRNAVKSVKPETVVLGPAFCNVNLHLLRKLGALGLFEAVDGLNIHPYVDGTAPEREFIGRIDELEQYLDSIGKQKMPLFYTEFGWTTNIGGWQKPVSENLQKQYVARSLALMGTTRMTGCVYFTLFYRNINPGEEGFSLIDPRGFPRPGAAALATAFRHLGGVTGRGVRLAFSPEIYLCVFDAGNDEIMATVWSTEKQQKFPVPFPVERIYDVVGRPQIVPAGNVLEIGPDLLYLYGKKSSGMLDIHFLPEQKLLTGNQLEHHLEQPLVFPPLSEKDGFLFCDSENVTGRFLVLGRQNGRWVGCPVKIPGALELSDLRLIWQSGEAPEVQFSCRSNLDVSVEITIHGELNGCQLAGDLQTAVPDESIPCRLTIPEHIAANGGTLKLFVESATRRRSAVETLDIALLAALRQSGETVDWSSVPIFSWNKFPGFTEKENEVAAFDANECSGTLQTTYSPVGLCFRVVIRDDQHCNDKSESEIWQQDSLQFAFDPDSAKPWEPNAQFGLNGHRVLEYAVSSGKDKKITVWRHTSYDPLLLDNVSEERVQVNFSREQGCSIYELIFPWECLGLNTMPAPGSEIGFSALLNDVDPEPAPGAPRGRHGLRIFKGIHPDKTPEKYGKLYLR
- a CDS encoding tetratricopeptide repeat protein; this translates as MGGAVNSKIKNMIQEARDGDSEIQVALGWLYHEGREVKKSFRKSFYWTAAAALSGINRIVYYNLSIAYSLGRGVKRNDYKAFLWAKRAAEMEYEDAMLAVAWFYFNGMGTVQNSCKAQEWYEKILAINPRNVSALFSLGQIYFFRREYDDVREYFHKAYKINQHVRACYYLGRLFLEKQ
- a CDS encoding IS110 family transposase, whose amino-acid sequence is MQRKGNTINRDSQVVNQISVGIDMGGSLWATAVQDWGAGKMSYYGLKDKDNQSKEERAFELVSKLLQSGKRVDVFYEAGRYGYWPARKLIALGATVHILPINKLKVVMSGKTIKTDKLDAKFLGGLHPSDHVPSVYIPTLKEEGRRDAEREWTRIKTSIERVNSQMIALIERTPLPGFKSHQTSIEWWKAVSRWSKLPEWKGCPELLLLRFPNLIAELELFEKELAGWKQIIRKFQERDEEAAQTNNNEDSTSATVRKLQQFKGVGDRLSRHLPWEIGDFRRFGSGKQFAAFFGLTPCPYSSGTMRRDQGISKAGRKSLRKMAVECAWLWYRWQKDSWLVKKWADRLEQKGRIRRTAIVALARQLMVALWRYVVKGEAIEGAIINKPIEV
- a CDS encoding helix-turn-helix transcriptional regulator, encoding MTNNFSEDIWVYPPLFAPSPLQEQLGLHICETAAGNICKETFCGKFRYFEFYSLVHMYEGRGKLYFPDGRTQNVEPGDAVLTPPGMIHWYCAARGHCWMEDTICFRGTIADGFADAGMLEPGIFHLGPHRRLLPLITQGKDPAPDQQIKVHIALIDLLGEIFFARRHQPTGTLRSIKKLLSAVAADVGHWWTVEEMADMCHLNIDYFRRAFKKATGMLPKTYIDRMKINHAAELLGKPQLTIHDVARKLGYQDEFHFSRRFKQIMGYSPQTHRNRLFKRNGF
- a CDS encoding Gfo/Idh/MocA family protein yields the protein MQKNKLRVALVGAGMRPHQIFHGLLKIPGVELTAIYDANPKAVASRLAEWNVHPEICTSAEAAIERPETDLVAVFSPNACHADHIIRAFAAGKNVFSEKPLVTSLEDCSRVLEAHRASGKFFATGFVLRYTPIYRKVKELLDQGKIGRIISVDANENLNPRHGSYIMCNWRRFSQIAGPHILEKCCHDLDLLGWFIGDVPSKVASFGGCDFFRPENAEQYGKYLDPVDGIEVFRSTWEETDDSDNPFLTEKNIFDNQVAILEYRNNVRVQFQATISNALPERRMYISGTVGTLIVELFSGIVRLKRIDEPIEHSWKYETSIGHAGGDLVIMRDAYDMCISGKLPACGGREGMLSTATALAIQQAAEQKSVVDLEPVWKSFGI